The nucleotide sequence TCCCACAACGGCCGGGCGCGGTCCAGGTGCGCGGCGTGCAGTTGCGACACCAGCGCCAGCAACTCGCGAATGCGGCCGGGCGACGGCAGCGCGCGCACGCGGAAGTGGTGCTCGACATCAAACTGCCGGTCCTCGTCCCAATGCCAGAGGCCGAAGCGTTTCACCAGTCGCTGCTGGAACGGCGGCTCGGCGGCCACCGCCTGGCGCAGCCGCTCCGCCACCACCTGGACGAAGTCGGGGCCCGCATCCGGCGGCGGAGTCAGCAGCTGCAGGCCGCCCACATGCATCGCCTGGTGCGGCTTTTCCAACAGCAGGAACAGCTGGTCGGTGGGGCTCAGGGGTTTCATCCGCAGTCTCCGTCGTGTGCGCCCTCCGCTGCCGTGGCGAGGGCCTTGTCATGGGCGCCAGGGGCGACGCCGGCTCTATGGTGGACCTCCGCGGCGGGCGCTGCTACTACACTATGCGGCCGCCTCGCCGTACCGCCGCCTTTTGAGCGCACACCCGACCCGTCGCAAGCCGAAACCGAATCGCGCGCCACCGCCGGACGCCCTGCGTCAGGCGTTTGTCGCGGTGCGCGAGCAGCTGCTGACGCGCGACGCCACCCGGCTGGCACGGATGCTGGACGGTCGCGGGCTGGATATTGCCCGGTTCGAGCAGGATGTCAGTCGCGCGTTGGCGGCGGCCGAGCGAAGCCAGCGGCAGCGCCCGGCGGTCATCGACTACCCCGCCGAGCTGCCGGTGGTGCAGGCGAAGGACGACATTCTCGCCGCCATCAACGCGCACCAGGTCATCGTGCTGTGTGGCGAAACCGGCTCCGGCAAGACCACCCAGCTGCCAAAGTTGTGCCTGGAACTGGGGCGCGGGCGCCGCGGGCTGATTGGCCACACCCAGCCGCGGCGGTTGGCGGCGCGCAGCGTGGCCCATCGCATCGCCGAGGAGCTGAAGCAGCCACTGGGCCAACTGGTGGGCTTCGAGACCCGTTTCGACCGGCGGGTGGGCGACACCACCCTGGTCAAGCTGATGACCGACGGCATTCTGCTGGCCGAGCTGCAGCGCGACCGACAGCTGCTGGCCTACGACACCATCATCATCGACGAGGCCCACGAGCGCAGCCTCAACATCGATTTCCTGCTGGGCTGGCTACGGCAACTGCTGCCACAGCGGCCGGACCTCAAGCTCATCATCACCTCCGCCACGCTGGACCCGGAGCGGCTGTCGCGGCATTTCGGCGGCTGCCCCATTCTGCAGGTGGAAGGCCGCACCTATCCGGTGGAGACGCGCTACCGCCCACCCGATCCCGATGGCGATCTCGATGCCACGGTGGCCGACGCGGTGGATGAATGCTGGCAGGGTGGCCCGCGCGGCGACGTGCTGGTGTTCCTGCCCGGCGAGCGGGAGATCAACGACCTCGCCCGCAGCCTGCCCGGCCGCTTCCCCCGCGCCGAGGTGCTGCCGCTGTACTCGCGGCTGCCGGCGGCGCAGCAGGACCGCGTGTTTGCCCGTGGTGGCGCGCCGCGCATCGTGCTGTCGACCAACGTCGCCGAAACCTCCATCACCGTGCCGGGCATCCGCTACGTGGTGGATCTGGGCACCGCCCGCATCAGCCGCTTTTCCACCCGCCTGGGGGTGCAGCAACTGCATGTGGAGCCGGTGGCCCAGTCCGCCGCCAACCAGCGGGCCGGCCGCTGTGGTCGGGTCGGGCCGGGCATCTGTATTCGCCTGTATGAAGAAGCCGATTTCCTCGGCCGACCGTTGTTCACCGACCCCGAGATCCTGCGTGCCAACCTGGCTGGGGTGATCCTGCAGATGACCGCGCTGGGGCTCGGCGATGTCGAGCGTTTCCCCTGGGTCGACCCGCCGGACTCGCGCAATATCAGCGATGCCAACCGACTGCTGCAGACCCTGGGGGCGCTGGATGATGACCACCGACTGACGCCGCAGGGACGTGCCATTGCCCGCTTGCCGCTGGACCCGCGCATCGCCCGAATCGCCCTGGCCGGCCGCGATACCCCGGTGCCGCAGGCGGTGTGGGTGTTGGCTGCTGCGTTGTCAGTGCAGGACCCGCATGAAGTGCCCCCCGACCAGCAGACCCAGGCACGCCAGCAGCACGCGCAGTGGCGACATCCGAAATCCGATTTCCTGACCCTGCTGCAGCTGTGGCAGCGCTGGCAGGCCGAGGCCGCCGGGCTCAACCAGCGGCAGCAGCGCAAGTGGTGCAAGGCGCGCTACGTCAACTATCTGCGGATGACCGAATGGGGGCAGGTCTACCAGCAGGTGGCCGACCTGCTGCGCGGCGATGGCGATGACCGCCGTGCGCCCTGGCTGCCGATCAACCCCGAGGACCTCGAGCGGCTCAGCCCGGTGTTGCACCAGGCGCTGCTGGCCGGCCTGATTGACCACATCGGTCTCAAGCGGCCGGAGGCGCCCGAATTCCAGGGGCCGCGCGGCCGCAAGTTCGTCATCTTTCCCGCCTCCACGCTGGCGAAGAAGGTGCCGCAATGGGTGATGAGCGCGCAGCTGGTGCAGACCTCGCGGCTGTTCGCCCGCACCAATGCCGCAGTGGACCCCGCCTGGCTGGAGCGCGTCGGCGCCCATCTGCTCAAGCGCACCCTGCAGCATCCTGAATGGAACCCGGCACGCGGCGAAGTCACCAGCACCGAACACGTCAGCCTGTTCGGCCTGCCGCTGGCCCGTCGCCAGCGACACCACGGCTCGGCCCACCCGGAAGAGGCGCGGTCGCTCTTCATCCGCGAAGCGCTGGTGGGCGGGCAGTGGCCGCGCAAGCCCAAGGTGCTGCAGGCCAACCTGGCGCTGATCGACACCATCCGCGAGAAGGAAGCGCGATTGCGTCGGCCCGACCTGCTGGCCGACGACGACGCCCTCTTTGCCTTCTACGACCAGCGTGTGCCAGCGGAGGTGTGCACCTGCGCCGGTCTGATGCGCTGGCTGAAAACCGCCGGCGCCAACCTGCGCATGGGGGAGGCCGATGTGCTGCGGCCCGGGGCCACCACCGACGTCGGCCAGTTGTTCCCTGATCAGCTCGATGTTGCCGGCGTACCGCTGCGGCTCAGCTACACCCACGACCCCAGCGAGGATGCCGACGGCGTCAGTTTCCATATTCCGCAGTCACAGCTGTTCAGTCTGCCGGCCGAGCGCTTCGACTGGTTGGTGCCCGGGCTGCAGCCCGCGCTGATGGAAGCCCTGATCCGCACGCTGCCGCAGAAGCTGCGCCGCTACTGCACGCCGGCCGCGGAGTTTGCGCGGGCGGTGCTGGAAGCGGCCGGGCCCGACGATGGCCCGGTGATCCCGGTGCTCTGCCGCGAATTGCAGCGGATGACCGGACTTGAACTCGGCCCCGAGCACTTCGAGCCGGCACGCCTGCCACCGCATCTCCGGCCGCGGCTGCTGTTGGAAGATGAACGCCGCCGCCTGCTCGGCGAGGCCGGCAGCCTGGCCGGGCTGCAGCAGCGCCATCGGGCCCCGGCCCGGGCGGCGCTGCAACAGGTGGCGGCCGAGGATGACAGCGTGCGCGCCTGGACCCGCGATGCCCTCGACAGCTGGGATTTCGAAGCCCTGCCGGCGCAGTTGCAACTGCCCAATGGTGCGCAGGCGCATCCGGCGCTGGTGGCCGACGGCGAAGCGGTGCACCTGCGCCTGTTCGAGAGCGTAGCCGCCGCCGAGGACGCCCATATCGCCGGGGTGCGCGCGCTGTTGCTGGCCCAGTGCGGCGACCGCCGTCGTGACCTGCGCAAGACCGCCCGCGCCCGCTTCGGCACGCTGTTGGTGGGGCGCCCCTACGGCAGCGATGACCTCGCCGAAAGCCTGGTTCGCCGCGCGGCCGACGACATCCTGCTGGACCCGCTGCCGCGCGACCGTGAGGGCTGGCAGTCGGCGCTGGAAAAACGCGGCCAGTTCAGCCGCTACGCGCTGGACCTGCTGGGCGATGTGGTGAGCTGGATGCAGAAAGCGGCTGAACTGCGCCGCACCCTGCGCGGCCCACTGGCGATGCAGGACCACGCCGTGGCCGATATCGATGCCCAGCTCGACGCCCTGCTGGCCCCCGGCTTCATCGAGCGGTTGCCGGAAGACATCTGGCTGCGGGTGCCGGTGTATCTCAAGGGTATTGAAGTTCGGCTCGACCGGCTGCCGCACAAGCCGCAGCGTGACATCGAACTGACGGCCCAGTTGACGCCATGGCAGACGCGGCTGCCGGCGCCGTTCCATCCCGCCCACTGGCTGATCGAGGAATGGCGCATCGCCGCCTTCGCCCAGGCGCTGCGGGCGCAGGGCTCGCCGACCCCCGAGAAGATCATCGCCGCACTGGGGTAGGGTGTCAGTCGGTCATGGCCGTTGCGAGCCCCGCGGCCCGTTGTGAAGGCGCGCCGCCGAGGCCCGCCTGTCATTGCGAGCCCCGCCGCCCTTGTGTCATTGCGAGCCGCCAACGGCGGCGCGGCAATCTCGTGGCAATGGGAGTGCCGCCGGGATGAGATCGCCGCGGGGCTTCGCCCCTCGCGATGACAGACGTCAGCGGCGCCCCTCGCGATGACAGACTTCAGCGTCGCCTCCCGCGATGATAGACGTCAGCGTCGCCCGCTCGCGATGACAGACTTCTGCCTCGCGCCACCGCGCTGAAGGACTTTCTGCTGGCCCCTGTTCAGCCCTCAGGCGCAGGCGGTCTCCAACTCATCCAGCGCCTCCTCGATGTGCTCGAGCAGGCGTTGCACGCTGGGCAGGGTTTTGCGGCAGGCGATGATGCCGAAGTCGACCTTGTCATGGCGACTGATCAGGGTGATGTTGAGCGCCATCTTGTCGATCACCAGTGATACCGGATAGACCCCATCGAGCCGGGCGCCCTGCCAGTACATCTCCTGGCGCGGGCCGGGCACATGCGAGATCACCAGGTTGAGCAGAGTGCGGCGACGGTCGAAGCCGGTCAGCAGGTTGAGCGCGCCGGGTGCCAGCATGACCGCCTCATAGGCCAGCAACTGGGCCGGACTGAGCTGGCGCATGAACGCCTTGTTGTAATCCATGCAGCGCTTGATCGCCTGCAGCCGCTCGATCGGGCTGTCGAGGTGGGTGGCGAGGTGGGTCAGGGCGAAGGCGATTTCGTTGCCGGAATCGCTGTCGTCGCGGCGGGTGGAGACCGGAACCGCCGCCACCAACGGCTTTTCGGGTAGCGCATTCATGTCCCCAAGGTACTGGCGCAGGGCGCCGCCACACAGCGCAAGAATGACGTCGTTGGCGGTGGCGTCGAACTTGCGCGCGATGGCCTTGATACGCGGCATCGAGTACGACTGCGCGGCGAAGCGGCGCGAGCCGGTGATCGGTTCGTTGAGGATGCAGTGGGGTGCCTGCAGGCTGCCGACGAAATCCGGGTTGTGGTCGCGGAGATCCTGCCAGGCGCGCCGCAGCTGGCGCAGCACCGGGGGCACCACGGTGGCCCCTTCCTGCCCCAAAGCCCGCAAGGCGGCGAAACCGCGCAGGGCCCCGGCGGGCACCGGCAGCGTGCGTTCCCGGCTCTTGCGGGTGCGGACTTCCCACGGGGCCGGCATGGTCAGCGACTCC is from Flagellatimonas centrodinii and encodes:
- the hrpA gene encoding ATP-dependent RNA helicase HrpA translates to MSAHPTRRKPKPNRAPPPDALRQAFVAVREQLLTRDATRLARMLDGRGLDIARFEQDVSRALAAAERSQRQRPAVIDYPAELPVVQAKDDILAAINAHQVIVLCGETGSGKTTQLPKLCLELGRGRRGLIGHTQPRRLAARSVAHRIAEELKQPLGQLVGFETRFDRRVGDTTLVKLMTDGILLAELQRDRQLLAYDTIIIDEAHERSLNIDFLLGWLRQLLPQRPDLKLIITSATLDPERLSRHFGGCPILQVEGRTYPVETRYRPPDPDGDLDATVADAVDECWQGGPRGDVLVFLPGEREINDLARSLPGRFPRAEVLPLYSRLPAAQQDRVFARGGAPRIVLSTNVAETSITVPGIRYVVDLGTARISRFSTRLGVQQLHVEPVAQSAANQRAGRCGRVGPGICIRLYEEADFLGRPLFTDPEILRANLAGVILQMTALGLGDVERFPWVDPPDSRNISDANRLLQTLGALDDDHRLTPQGRAIARLPLDPRIARIALAGRDTPVPQAVWVLAAALSVQDPHEVPPDQQTQARQQHAQWRHPKSDFLTLLQLWQRWQAEAAGLNQRQQRKWCKARYVNYLRMTEWGQVYQQVADLLRGDGDDRRAPWLPINPEDLERLSPVLHQALLAGLIDHIGLKRPEAPEFQGPRGRKFVIFPASTLAKKVPQWVMSAQLVQTSRLFARTNAAVDPAWLERVGAHLLKRTLQHPEWNPARGEVTSTEHVSLFGLPLARRQRHHGSAHPEEARSLFIREALVGGQWPRKPKVLQANLALIDTIREKEARLRRPDLLADDDALFAFYDQRVPAEVCTCAGLMRWLKTAGANLRMGEADVLRPGATTDVGQLFPDQLDVAGVPLRLSYTHDPSEDADGVSFHIPQSQLFSLPAERFDWLVPGLQPALMEALIRTLPQKLRRYCTPAAEFARAVLEAAGPDDGPVIPVLCRELQRMTGLELGPEHFEPARLPPHLRPRLLLEDERRRLLGEAGSLAGLQQRHRAPARAALQQVAAEDDSVRAWTRDALDSWDFEALPAQLQLPNGAQAHPALVADGEAVHLRLFESVAAAEDAHIAGVRALLLAQCGDRRRDLRKTARARFGTLLVGRPYGSDDLAESLVRRAADDILLDPLPRDREGWQSALEKRGQFSRYALDLLGDVVSWMQKAAELRRTLRGPLAMQDHAVADIDAQLDALLAPGFIERLPEDIWLRVPVYLKGIEVRLDRLPHKPQRDIELTAQLTPWQTRLPAPFHPAHWLIEEWRIAAFAQALRAQGSPTPEKIIAALG
- a CDS encoding WS/DGAT/MGAT family O-acyltransferase, coding for MKQLSVIDNLFLLMEQRQQPLHVGALCLYQPPADAPPDFALRLADHLRESTEAARPFNRRLVSRAGFKFWEEDGQFDIAHHFVHLALPKPGRIRELLAMVSRVHSAHLDRAYPLWRTYLIEGLEDGRIATYSKIHHSLVDGVAGIRLMLKSMSPDVAESLTMPAPWEVRTRKSRERTLPVPAGALRGFAALRALGQEGATVVPPVLRQLRRAWQDLRDHNPDFVGSLQAPHCILNEPITGSRRFAAQSYSMPRIKAIARKFDATANDVILALCGGALRQYLGDMNALPEKPLVAAVPVSTRRDDSDSGNEIAFALTHLATHLDSPIERLQAIKRCMDYNKAFMRQLSPAQLLAYEAVMLAPGALNLLTGFDRRRTLLNLVISHVPGPRQEMYWQGARLDGVYPVSLVIDKMALNITLISRHDKVDFGIIACRKTLPSVQRLLEHIEEALDELETACA